In Tindallia magadiensis, one DNA window encodes the following:
- a CDS encoding iron-sulfur cluster biosynthesis family protein → MKITITEAAKKEILKQNENGKKVRIYVSGIG, encoded by the coding sequence ATGAAAATCACGATAACAGAAGCAGCGAAAAAAGAAATTCTAAAGCAAAATGAGAATGGGAAAAAAGTACGAATCTACGTATCTGGTATAGGATGA